A genomic segment from Bombus affinis isolate iyBomAffi1 chromosome 13, iyBomAffi1.2, whole genome shotgun sequence encodes:
- the LOC126923038 gene encoding odorant receptor 4-like isoform X2 encodes MKELSNTFDYYILPNKILCSIVGMWPIEQESSTCNKIFSYVRLTFTLVSLISVFVPEIMLIAVNWGDIEILAGAGSIVTTLGQTLFKMFYLIARRERSYMLYYEIKSLWDTTNDSKEIQSYTQFAYWARICTIVFYSSCVCNVITFSSAAAVDYFRFDYNASGTSNNRHLPFIVWYGTDISASPKFEIAFICQLLSAALSITSIAGLDCSFMTTMLHVSAQFKLINTWISNIGTEINCNPNYKQKIKVDLTRCIRHHQRIIHVVNEVNNLLTPIVFLQILTSGIEVCLSGYAILDTGKAEADLVKFICYFISMAVHLLLWCWPGEILVQESQEIGHAVYFNVPWYDLPPIYQRYLCLMIVRAQQYSSISALTFQTLSIHTLTAVFNTAASYFTLLQQIQQT; translated from the exons ATGAAAGAGCTATCAAATACATTCGATTATTACATACTACCGAACAAAATCCTTTGTAGTATAGTTGGAATGTGGCCCATCGAACAGGAAAGTTCGACGtgtaacaaaatattttcatatgtcCGTTTAACATTCACACTAGTATCACTCATTAGTGTTTTTGTGCCCGAAATTATGTTGATAGCAGTGAATTGGGGAGACATAGAGATCCTGGCAG GGGCAGGAAGCATTGTAACCACGCTCGGACAAACGTTGTTCAAAATGTTTTACCTAATAGCAAGAAGAGAAAGATCGTATATGCTTTACTACGAAATAAAAAGTTTGTGGGATACTACCAACGATTCGAAAGAAATACAATCTTACACACAGTTCGCTTATTGGGCACGTATTTGTACGATAGTTTTTTATTCATCCTGCGTGTGCAATGTGATCACTTTTTCCAGCGCTGCAGCTGTTGATTATTTTAGATTTGACTACAACGCTAGTGGTACAAGTAACAATCGACATTTACCTTTTATCGTCTG GTACGGCACAGACATTTCAGCATCTCCCAAGTTCGAAATCGCTTTCATTTGTCAACTTTTATCAGCCGCATTATCTATCACTTCAATCGCTGGTTTGGATTGCTCATTTATGACCACGATGTTACATGTGTCTGCTCAATTTAAATTAATCAATACCTGGATCAGTAATATAGGAACTGAAATAAATTGCAATCCAAATTACAAGCAAAAGATAAAGGTAGATCTAACGAGATGTATTCGACATCATCAGCGAATAATACa TGTGGTGAACGAGGTGAATAATTTATTAACACCCATCGTTTTCCTGCAAATTCTTACTAGCGGAATAGAAGTTTGTTTAAGTGGGTATGCAATTCTCGATACCGGGAAAGCAGAAGCCGATCTAGTGAAATTTATATGTTATTTCATTTCCATGGCGGTACACCTCTTATTATGGTGTTGGCCTGGTGAAATCCTCGTTCAAGAAAGTCAAGAAATAGGTCATGCAGTCTATTTCAATGTACCGTGGTACGATTTACCGCCAATTTATCAGCGATACCTTTGCCTTATGATTGTTAGGGCGCAACAATATTCCAGTATTTCAGCATTAACTTTCCAAACGTTGTCTATCCATACATTAACGGCC GTATTCAACACAGCTGCATCGTATTTTACCTTATTACAACAGATACAACAAACGTAA
- the LOC126923038 gene encoding odorant receptor 4-like isoform X1 has protein sequence MKELSNTFDYYILPNKILCSIVGMWPIEQESSTCNKIFSYVRLTFTLVSLISVFVPEIMLIAVNWGDIEILAGAGSIVTTLGQTLFKMFYLIARRERSYMLYYEIKSLWDTTNDSKEIQSYTQFAYWARICTIVFYSSCVCNVITFSSAAAVDYFRFDYNASGTSNNRHLPFIVWYGTDISASPKFEIAFICQLLSAALSITSIAGLDCSFMTTMLHVSAQFKLINTWISNIGTEINCNPNYKQKIKVDLTRCIRHHQRIIHVVNEVNNLLTPIVFLQILTSGIEVCLSGYAILDTGKAEADLVKFICYFISMAVHLLLWCWPGEILVQESQEIGHAVYFNVPWYDLPPIYQRYLCLMIVRAQQYSSISALTFQTLSIHTLTAVSNLNEVLNRVEFKNVIFLRRKRNQFLRD, from the exons ATGAAAGAGCTATCAAATACATTCGATTATTACATACTACCGAACAAAATCCTTTGTAGTATAGTTGGAATGTGGCCCATCGAACAGGAAAGTTCGACGtgtaacaaaatattttcatatgtcCGTTTAACATTCACACTAGTATCACTCATTAGTGTTTTTGTGCCCGAAATTATGTTGATAGCAGTGAATTGGGGAGACATAGAGATCCTGGCAG GGGCAGGAAGCATTGTAACCACGCTCGGACAAACGTTGTTCAAAATGTTTTACCTAATAGCAAGAAGAGAAAGATCGTATATGCTTTACTACGAAATAAAAAGTTTGTGGGATACTACCAACGATTCGAAAGAAATACAATCTTACACACAGTTCGCTTATTGGGCACGTATTTGTACGATAGTTTTTTATTCATCCTGCGTGTGCAATGTGATCACTTTTTCCAGCGCTGCAGCTGTTGATTATTTTAGATTTGACTACAACGCTAGTGGTACAAGTAACAATCGACATTTACCTTTTATCGTCTG GTACGGCACAGACATTTCAGCATCTCCCAAGTTCGAAATCGCTTTCATTTGTCAACTTTTATCAGCCGCATTATCTATCACTTCAATCGCTGGTTTGGATTGCTCATTTATGACCACGATGTTACATGTGTCTGCTCAATTTAAATTAATCAATACCTGGATCAGTAATATAGGAACTGAAATAAATTGCAATCCAAATTACAAGCAAAAGATAAAGGTAGATCTAACGAGATGTATTCGACATCATCAGCGAATAATACa TGTGGTGAACGAGGTGAATAATTTATTAACACCCATCGTTTTCCTGCAAATTCTTACTAGCGGAATAGAAGTTTGTTTAAGTGGGTATGCAATTCTCGATACCGGGAAAGCAGAAGCCGATCTAGTGAAATTTATATGTTATTTCATTTCCATGGCGGTACACCTCTTATTATGGTGTTGGCCTGGTGAAATCCTCGTTCAAGAAAGTCAAGAAATAGGTCATGCAGTCTATTTCAATGTACCGTGGTACGATTTACCGCCAATTTATCAGCGATACCTTTGCCTTATGATTGTTAGGGCGCAACAATATTCCAGTATTTCAGCATTAACTTTCCAAACGTTGTCTATCCATACATTAACGGCCGTGAGTAATTTGAACGAAGTATTAAACCGTGtagaatttaaaaatgtaatatttttacgTCGAAAAAGAAATCAATTCTTACGAGATTAG